In Mercurialis annua linkage group LG6, ddMerAnnu1.2, whole genome shotgun sequence, the following are encoded in one genomic region:
- the LOC126687580 gene encoding uncharacterized protein LOC126687580, with protein MAESMAGRSNSAPVIPQFSGENYQIWVVKMRYYLRSQGLWEIVDEDKQVPPLRANPTLAQIKLHEEEKMKRDKAITFLHSALSDAIFTSIMHLETAKQIWDELKERFEGNERVKSVKLLTLKREFELFKMKEDESVKDYSSKLLELVNQMRLYGEVVEDFKVVEKILISLPEKFEAKVTAIEESCDLKRLTISEMISKLQAQEQRNSMRNVDVSEGAFQAKQTGERSSTVNQKWLKHEKKQW; from the exons ATGGCTGAAAGTATGGCTGGAA GAAGTAATTCAGCTCCTGTTATTCCTCAGTTTTCTGGGGAAAATTATCAAATATGGGTTGTTAAAATGAGATATTATTTGAGGTCTCAAGGATTATGGGAGATTGTAGATGAAGATAAGCAAGTTCCACCACTGAGAGCAAATCCCACGCTGGCGCAAATCAAGCTACACGAGGAGGAGAAGATGAAAAGAGATAAAGCTATCACTTTCCTTCATTCAGCTTTGTCAGATGCAATATTTACAAGCATAATGCATCTTGAAACAGCCAAGCAAATATGGGATGAATTGAAAGAAAGATTTGAAGGAAATGAAAGAGTCAAGTCAGTGAAGTTATTAACTCTCAAAAGAGAGTTTGAACTCTTTAAAATGAAAGAGGATGAATCAGTTAAAGATTATTCTTCAAAGCTGCTGGAACTAGTGAATCAAATGAGGCTTTATGGTGAGGTTGTTGAAGACTTCAAAGTGGTGGAGAAAATACTGATCAGCTTACCGGAGAAATTTGAAGCAAAGGTTACTGCTATTGAAGAATCATGTGATCTAAAGAGGCTCACAATTTCAGAAATGATAAGCAAATTGCAGGCTCAAGAACAAAGGAACTCTATGAGAAATGTTGATGTATCTGAAGGAGCATTTCAAGCAAAACAAACAGGAGAACGGTCTTCGACAGTGAATCAAAAATGGCTGAAACATGAAAAAAAACAGTGGTGA